In Mycoplasmopsis cynos, the following are encoded in one genomic region:
- a CDS encoding DUF3137 domain-containing protein: protein MKVVSDYKKFDAYKLEVDEKLVPLFKEVIDEAFTKVNQTLLKRYQILMWSFYGFGVLMFLLGIGLFFNSFDYGLLIISLFGIISAIIGAIFNIKIYKVKKSVYNEINQNINDNLLYKKAFEMLEPKFKYLGKSENIITPREIKVYRWDVPAGAEIEKVSHEKSWIIDGKYPVGLVNVKWFQIIERSNNKEKEIRYYYSSLIKIDTRLLKEKGFSFTLFKSFSFWSNLQKIKLENSDFVKTFKVRSDDELKIRQMYTPLSMELSMQRYQDNKNSKVTKFHIYSTGEYIYYTFSSDMGFMELDIPFTLNKNKVVNKTYYDFMIDTYTFYYLLSIIYIPNYLD, encoded by the coding sequence ATGAAAGTTGTAAGTGATTATAAAAAATTCGATGCATATAAATTAGAAGTAGATGAAAAACTTGTTCCATTGTTTAAAGAAGTAATTGATGAAGCTTTTACAAAAGTTAATCAAACACTTTTAAAAAGATATCAAATTCTAATGTGATCATTTTATGGTTTTGGTGTGCTAATGTTTCTGCTAGGAATAGGATTATTTTTTAACTCATTTGATTATGGATTATTAATTATTAGTCTATTCGGAATCATTAGCGCGATAATAGGGGCTATATTTAATATAAAAATTTATAAGGTTAAAAAAAGTGTCTATAATGAAATAAATCAAAATATTAATGATAATTTATTATACAAAAAGGCTTTTGAAATGCTTGAACCAAAATTTAAATATCTTGGAAAGAGCGAGAATATTATTACTCCAAGAGAAATTAAAGTATATAGATGAGATGTTCCAGCCGGAGCTGAAATCGAAAAAGTATCACATGAAAAATCTTGAATCATTGATGGTAAATATCCTGTTGGTTTAGTAAATGTAAAATGATTCCAAATTATTGAAAGATCAAACAATAAAGAAAAAGAAATTAGATATTACTATTCGTCATTAATTAAGATAGATACTAGATTATTAAAAGAAAAAGGATTTTCATTCACTTTATTTAAATCATTTAGTTTTTGATCAAATCTTCAAAAAATAAAACTAGAAAATAGTGATTTTGTTAAAACATTCAAAGTAAGATCTGATGATGAATTAAAAATCAGACAAATGTATACACCTTTATCAATGGAATTATCTATGCAAAGATACCAAGATAATAAAAATTCAAAGGTAACTAAATTCCATATTTATTCAACTGGCGAATATATTTACTATACTTTTTCATCAGATATGGGATTTATGGAGTTAGATATTCCATTTACATTAAATAAAAACAAAGTTGTTAATAAAACATATTATGATTTTATGATAGACACATACACATTTTATTATTTACTATCAATTATTTACATTCCAAATTATTTAGATTAA
- a CDS encoding FAD-dependent oxidoreductase codes for MKIISIGANHAGTSFLRTIKKIAPNNELVAYEKNTDISFLGCGIALWVGGEFESPDGLFYSSIKELKSHGINIKIAHEVIEVNRSEKYVVVKDLVTGKTFIDHYDKLVYAAGTWPIMPKCENVNLENILVSKIYAHAKEIKQKALCPKIKNVVIIGAGYIGVELVEAFSKYGKKVTLIDMQKRIIPNYFDKEFTDKIELKMKEQGINLQLGEIVQKFETKDQKTVSSVVTNKGIYEADLVILAIGFKPQTKLLPDVEKTLNGAIKVDKFQRSLTDKDIYVIGDAASMVNNVTKEYCHIALATNAVKTGIVAAFHLAGSEAIPFPGYSGTNAISVFDFNYASTGLTETMAKKYDHIKENFAIEYFEDNDRPEFMKHHYKVWFKIVYDKTTLKLLGAQIGSEGKTANHTEVMYMLSLAIQDGLTLPQIALMDYYFLPHFNKPFNFIIQTILNALNLKYNEK; via the coding sequence ATGAAGATTATATCGATTGGGGCTAACCACGCAGGGACATCTTTTTTAAGAACTATTAAAAAAATTGCACCAAATAATGAATTAGTTGCATATGAAAAAAACACAGATATTTCATTTTTAGGATGTGGTATAGCATTATGAGTAGGAGGAGAATTCGAGAGTCCTGATGGTTTATTTTATTCAAGTATAAAAGAATTAAAGAGTCATGGTATTAACATTAAAATCGCTCATGAAGTTATTGAAGTAAATAGATCAGAAAAATATGTGGTTGTTAAGGATTTGGTTACTGGAAAAACATTTATTGACCATTATGATAAATTAGTTTATGCAGCCGGAACTTGACCAATTATGCCAAAATGTGAAAATGTTAATTTGGAAAATATATTAGTTTCTAAAATATATGCCCATGCAAAAGAAATCAAACAAAAGGCATTATGTCCGAAAATTAAAAATGTTGTCATTATCGGAGCAGGATACATTGGTGTTGAATTAGTTGAAGCATTTAGTAAATATGGTAAAAAAGTTACATTAATTGATATGCAAAAGAGAATTATTCCTAATTATTTTGATAAAGAGTTTACAGATAAAATTGAATTAAAAATGAAAGAACAAGGAATTAACTTACAACTTGGGGAAATCGTACAAAAATTTGAAACAAAAGATCAAAAAACAGTTTCATCAGTTGTAACAAATAAAGGTATCTATGAAGCTGATTTAGTTATTTTAGCAATTGGATTCAAACCACAAACTAAATTATTACCAGATGTTGAAAAAACCTTAAATGGAGCTATTAAAGTTGACAAATTCCAAAGAAGTTTAACTGATAAAGATATTTATGTAATTGGCGATGCTGCTTCAATGGTAAATAATGTAACTAAAGAATATTGTCATATTGCCTTAGCGACAAATGCTGTTAAAACTGGTATTGTTGCTGCATTTCATTTAGCTGGTAGTGAAGCGATTCCGTTTCCAGGATACTCAGGAACAAATGCGATTAGTGTTTTTGACTTTAATTATGCTTCAACTGGATTAACTGAGACTATGGCTAAAAAATATGATCATATCAAAGAAAATTTTGCTATTGAATATTTCGAAGATAATGATAGACCCGAATTTATGAAACATCATTATAAAGTATGGTTTAAAATTGTTTATGATAAAACAACTTTAAAATTACTTGGAGCTCAAATTGGTTCAGAAGGAAAAACTGCAAATCATACTGAGGTTATGTATATGTTATCATTAGCTATTCAAGATGGTTTAACATTACCTCAAATTGCTTTAATGGATTATTACTTTTTACCTCATTTTAATAAACCATTTAATTTTATTATCCAAACAATTTTAAATGCCCTGAATCTTAAATATAATGAAAAATAA
- the pdhA gene encoding pyruvate dehydrogenase (acetyl-transferring) E1 component subunit alpha, with the protein MVLKFIKPGKVMLSKDEMIQFLDIDGSLTNEGIKNEPKLSKDELIKAYKFMVLSRRQDEYMMQLQRQGRMLTFAPNFGEEALQVASAMALQRDDWFVPAFRSNAAMLYMGMPIKNQMLYWNGNERGNITPKGINLLPINIPIATQCSHAAGIAYAAKLLGKKVVSMSFIGNGGTAEGEFYEAINTSAIWKWPSVFCVNNNQWSISTPEHLETGSETIAAKAIAVGIPGVRVDGNDLLASYAVVKEAVEFAREGNGPVIVEFITWRQGPHTTSDNPRVYRTIELEKEKEKWEPMHRIEKYLIDKKYLSIDEKEKIWEDSLTQVKEAYQESLKELDVDINEIFDYTYATLTPELIEQKQEAIAYYSTRETK; encoded by the coding sequence ATGGTACTTAAATTTATAAAACCAGGTAAGGTTATGCTTTCAAAAGACGAGATGATCCAATTTTTAGACATAGATGGAAGTTTAACTAATGAAGGGATTAAAAATGAACCAAAATTAAGTAAAGATGAGTTAATTAAAGCTTATAAATTTATGGTTCTTTCACGAAGACAAGATGAATATATGATGCAACTTCAACGTCAAGGAAGAATGTTGACATTTGCTCCTAATTTTGGTGAAGAAGCTTTACAAGTAGCTTCAGCTATGGCACTTCAAAGAGATGATTGATTTGTTCCTGCATTTAGATCTAATGCTGCTATGCTTTACATGGGGATGCCTATTAAAAATCAAATGTTATATTGGAATGGTAATGAAAGAGGGAATATAACACCAAAAGGAATTAATTTATTGCCTATTAATATCCCGATTGCAACTCAATGTTCCCATGCAGCTGGAATTGCTTATGCGGCTAAATTGTTAGGAAAAAAGGTTGTTTCAATGTCATTTATTGGTAATGGCGGAACCGCTGAAGGGGAGTTTTATGAAGCGATAAATACTTCTGCAATTTGAAAATGACCATCAGTTTTTTGTGTCAATAATAATCAATGATCAATTTCAACACCAGAACATTTAGAAACTGGTTCAGAAACAATTGCAGCAAAAGCAATAGCCGTTGGCATTCCAGGCGTTAGGGTCGATGGGAATGATTTATTAGCTTCATATGCAGTCGTAAAAGAAGCAGTGGAATTTGCAAGAGAAGGTAATGGACCAGTTATTGTTGAATTTATTACATGAAGACAAGGACCTCATACTACTAGCGATAATCCAAGAGTTTATAGAACTATTGAATTAGAAAAAGAAAAGGAAAAATGAGAACCAATGCATCGTATTGAAAAATATCTAATTGATAAAAAATACTTATCTATTGATGAAAAAGAAAAGATTTGAGAAGACTCTTTAACCCAAGTTAAAGAAGCTTATCAAGAATCATTAAAAGAACTAGATGTAGATATTAATGAGATTTTTGATTATACATACGCAACATTAACTCCTGAATTAATAGAACAAAAACAAGAAGCAATTGCATATTATTCAACAAGGGAGACTAAATAA
- a CDS encoding 2-oxo acid dehydrogenase subunit E2, translating to MQKILSTPLARALAAKLGINIEQVTGTGPQGRILKADILAFTEHKPNEPMKVLNLNSQPRIQTAMNATPLNPIVLDGKRVKVTSIRKTIAKAMINSKNNVAYFSLVNEIDVSHLWDLRKSIVEDVLKTTGVKLTFLPYIAKAIIVALKEFPILAAKYDELTSEIVYPTTINLGIAADTIAGLMVPVIKDSQNLTIIDLAKEISRLALAAREKTIKSNEMSGGSFTITNYGSIGALFGTPVINYPELAIAGVGAIIDKPIVKNGQIVPGKVMNLTVSADHRWIDGATVGRFLLRIKELLEKPEILGVL from the coding sequence ATGCAAAAAATACTATCAACTCCATTAGCAAGAGCACTTGCTGCAAAGTTAGGAATTAATATTGAACAAGTAACAGGTACAGGACCGCAAGGCAGAATCTTAAAAGCTGATATTTTAGCTTTTACTGAACATAAGCCTAATGAACCTATGAAAGTTTTAAATTTAAATTCACAACCTCGGATTCAAACCGCTATGAATGCGACACCCTTAAATCCAATAGTATTAGACGGAAAAAGAGTTAAAGTTACTTCTATTAGAAAAACAATCGCAAAGGCAATGATAAATTCTAAAAATAATGTTGCTTATTTTAGTCTAGTAAATGAAATAGATGTATCACACTTATGAGATCTTAGGAAATCAATTGTTGAAGATGTTTTAAAAACAACTGGTGTAAAGCTAACGTTTTTACCATATATTGCAAAAGCAATAATAGTAGCATTAAAGGAGTTTCCTATTCTAGCAGCTAAATATGATGAATTAACAAGTGAAATTGTGTACCCTACTACAATTAATTTAGGTATTGCTGCTGATACTATTGCTGGTTTAATGGTTCCAGTTATTAAAGATTCTCAAAACCTTACCATTATTGATTTAGCAAAAGAAATTTCTCGTTTAGCACTCGCTGCAAGAGAAAAAACAATTAAATCAAATGAAATGTCCGGAGGATCTTTTACTATTACTAATTACGGATCAATTGGCGCATTATTTGGAACACCGGTTATTAATTATCCAGAATTAGCAATTGCAGGTGTAGGAGCAATTATTGACAAACCAATTGTTAAAAATGGTCAAATAGTACCAGGAAAAGTTATGAATCTCACTGTTTCTGCTGATCATAGATGAATTGATGGAGCAACTGTCGGAAGATTCCTTTTAAGAATTAAGGAATTATTAGAAAAGCCAGAGATTTTAGGAGTACTTTAA
- the lpdA gene encoding dihydrolipoyl dehydrogenase, whose translation MYRFKFADIGEGLHEGVVVEIYKKEGDVVNEGDSLFSVETDKVTSDISSPVSGKVIKVLMTVGDTIHVGQEIFLIDDGDTANATSITSESLKVAKTKQEQSASGASVVGEVKVSNQLFDLSELTKATKIVEQTSVLQNSIESIEHKKDIGKVYNGKIEEEFDVIVIGSGPGGYVAAEEAGSAGLKTLIIEREFWGGVCLNVGCIPTKALLKSVEVLHLVNRANEYGIDQKLNVKINWDKMHERKRNVVKQLTSGIQTLMRMNKVKTIFGEAKFVGSHEIEVDSKVYYAKNIIIATGSTARKLSLPGFKEGYKSGKLITSKTAINLEKQPKSITIIGGGVIGCEFAQVFATAGTKVTILQNTGEILPMLDKDIIKQVTNDLKEIGVKIIVNATTTKFENNKIFYEVNKKESSIESELVLVSVGRVPESLGLEEVGIKLGKYNELLIDEHCRTNIDGVYGIGDVVGQAMLAHVAYRHACVAVSNILNKPVRYSNKTVPACIYTHPEIAVVGLTEEQAKAQGKDVIVAKHQFTFVGKSLAAHEPKGFAKFVVDKEFGEIIGCHIIGPSATDLISEVVLAMDLESTIYDIAAAIHPHPTFSEILWEAARSAVRQLQKLKK comes from the coding sequence ATGTATAGATTTAAATTTGCAGATATCGGAGAGGGATTGCACGAGGGTGTTGTTGTTGAAATTTATAAGAAAGAAGGTGATGTAGTTAATGAAGGGGATTCTTTATTTTCAGTGGAAACAGATAAGGTTACTTCTGATATTTCTTCGCCAGTAAGCGGAAAAGTTATAAAGGTTTTAATGACCGTTGGTGATACTATTCATGTGGGTCAAGAAATTTTCTTAATTGATGATGGTGATACAGCTAATGCTACATCAATAACATCAGAGTCATTAAAAGTTGCAAAGACAAAACAAGAACAAAGTGCTAGTGGTGCATCAGTTGTTGGTGAAGTTAAGGTTTCAAATCAATTGTTTGATCTTTCTGAATTGACAAAAGCTACAAAAATAGTTGAGCAAACCTCAGTATTACAAAATTCTATTGAATCAATTGAGCATAAAAAAGATATTGGAAAAGTTTATAATGGAAAAATTGAAGAAGAATTTGATGTTATTGTTATCGGTTCAGGACCTGGTGGATATGTAGCTGCTGAAGAAGCTGGTAGTGCTGGTCTTAAAACTTTAATTATTGAAAGAGAATTCTGAGGTGGTGTTTGTTTAAATGTTGGATGCATCCCTACAAAAGCATTATTAAAATCAGTTGAAGTATTGCATTTAGTTAATCGTGCAAATGAATATGGAATTGATCAAAAACTCAATGTAAAAATTAATTGGGATAAAATGCACGAAAGAAAAAGGAATGTGGTTAAACAATTAACTAGTGGGATTCAAACTTTAATGAGAATGAATAAAGTGAAAACAATTTTCGGTGAAGCTAAATTTGTCGGATCTCATGAAATTGAAGTTGATTCAAAAGTTTACTATGCTAAAAATATCATTATCGCAACCGGTTCAACTGCTAGAAAACTTTCACTTCCAGGTTTTAAAGAGGGTTATAAGTCAGGTAAATTAATTACCTCAAAAACCGCTATCAATTTAGAAAAGCAACCTAAATCGATTACGATTATCGGTGGTGGCGTTATTGGTTGTGAATTTGCACAAGTTTTTGCAACAGCAGGAACTAAAGTTACAATTTTACAAAACACTGGTGAAATTTTACCGATGTTAGATAAGGATATTATTAAGCAGGTTACTAATGATCTTAAAGAAATAGGCGTGAAGATTATTGTTAATGCTACTACAACTAAATTTGAAAACAACAAGATTTTTTATGAGGTGAATAAAAAAGAATCATCAATAGAATCAGAGTTAGTACTTGTTTCGGTCGGCAGAGTTCCAGAGTCATTAGGCCTTGAAGAAGTCGGCATTAAATTAGGTAAATATAATGAATTACTTATTGATGAACATTGTAGAACAAATATTGATGGTGTTTATGGAATTGGTGATGTCGTAGGTCAAGCTATGTTAGCTCATGTTGCTTATAGACATGCTTGTGTCGCAGTTTCGAATATTTTGAACAAGCCAGTTAGATATTCAAATAAAACTGTTCCAGCATGTATTTATACGCATCCTGAGATTGCTGTAGTTGGTTTAACAGAAGAACAAGCTAAGGCGCAAGGTAAAGATGTAATTGTTGCAAAACATCAATTTACTTTTGTGGGTAAATCACTTGCAGCTCATGAGCCAAAAGGATTTGCTAAATTTGTTGTTGATAAGGAATTTGGCGAAATTATTGGATGTCATATTATTGGTCCATCCGCAACTGATTTAATTTCAGAAGTTGTTTTAGCAATGGATTTAGAAAGTACTATTTATGATATAGCAGCAGCTATTCATCCTCATCCTACTTTTAGTGAAATTTTATGAGAAGCAGCTAGAAGCGCTGTTCGACAATTGCAAAAACTTAAAAAATAA
- a CDS encoding alpha-ketoacid dehydrogenase subunit beta produces MDKKVIELNNIGAVTNAIDLMMEKDSTVVLWGQDAGFEGGVFRATEGLQKKYGVQRVWDTPIAEASMCGIGVGAAIFGIKPIVEIQFQGFSYPSFQQLMTHAARYRNRSRGRFTVPMVLRMPMGGGVRALEHHSEAIEAMFAHIPGIKVVMPSTPYDTKGLMIAAINDPDPAVFLEPKKIYRSFKQQIPAEIYEVPIGKANILVEGNDLTLVTYGAQVHECIEALKKLVAANSNISVELIDLRTIKPLDIETIINSVRKTGRLLVVHEAVKSFSVSAEIIARVNEKAFEYLKAPLSRLTGYDITVPLARGEKYHAIDSDKIITKIKKIVEFKF; encoded by the coding sequence ATGGATAAAAAAGTAATTGAGTTAAATAATATTGGTGCTGTTACAAATGCAATTGATTTAATGATGGAAAAAGATTCAACAGTAGTTTTGTGAGGACAAGATGCAGGGTTTGAAGGTGGTGTTTTTAGGGCTACAGAAGGATTACAAAAGAAATATGGTGTTCAAAGAGTGTGAGATACTCCAATCGCTGAAGCATCAATGTGTGGTATTGGAGTAGGTGCGGCTATTTTCGGAATTAAACCAATCGTCGAAATTCAATTCCAAGGATTTTCGTATCCATCATTTCAACAATTAATGACTCATGCTGCAAGATATAGAAATCGTTCTCGAGGTCGTTTTACTGTTCCGATGGTGCTAAGAATGCCGATGGGCGGCGGAGTTAGAGCGCTTGAGCACCATTCCGAAGCCATTGAAGCAATGTTTGCCCATATACCAGGAATTAAAGTGGTTATGCCTTCTACGCCATACGATACAAAAGGGTTAATGATTGCAGCTATAAATGATCCGGATCCAGCTGTGTTTTTAGAACCTAAAAAAATTTATCGTTCATTTAAACAACAAATTCCAGCAGAAATATATGAAGTTCCAATTGGTAAGGCTAATATTTTGGTAGAAGGAAATGATTTAACACTAGTTACTTACGGTGCACAGGTTCATGAATGTATTGAAGCATTGAAAAAACTTGTTGCTGCTAATTCGAACATTAGTGTTGAATTAATTGATCTTAGAACAATTAAACCTTTGGATATTGAAACAATTATTAATTCAGTAAGGAAAACTGGAAGATTACTTGTTGTTCATGAGGCCGTAAAATCATTTTCAGTTTCTGCTGAAATTATTGCACGAGTAAATGAAAAAGCTTTTGAATACCTTAAAGCACCTTTATCAAGATTAACTGGTTATGATATTACAGTTCCATTAGCTAGAGGTGAAAAATATCATGCTATTGATAGCGATAAGATTATTACAAAAATAAAAAAAATAGTGGAATTTAAATTTTAA